The Triticum urartu cultivar G1812 chromosome 5, Tu2.1, whole genome shotgun sequence genome contains the following window.
AAGAAATGCATAGGTAATTAATGTGTACATGCTGACAGGATTGTGCAAAAAAATGCAGGTTATTATTTCATAAGACAGTAATGGAATAGTAATTTAGCACTACCGAGACCCCTTTGACTTCTTTGTATTGGCTCAAGCATTGTGACAAATTGTAACATCTGAGAGTAGTGACAAGCATATGTTGCAGAGAGTAAAATGATTTTCACCACAGGCACCCCTTTGACTTCTTACTAATTGCTCAAGCATTGTGCGAAATGATAACATCTGAGATAGTAATGACAGGCATATGTTGCAGAAAGTAAAAAAGATCTTCAAAAGCATCATATAATGTTAATACCTTGTGGAAGAAGATCCATAgctttttttacttttctttcGAGGATGACGTTCATTCTCGCCATCCTCTTGATCACTCTTTTCATCACTCGTATCGACAGCTTCGTCCTTTTTATGCTCTGCCCTGGTCAAGCTTGCCAATCTCCTGGGAAGAAAAACATTGTAGTAATACTTCGCCAAATCCTTTGTTTCCTTCTGTCCGAGCTCCTTCAAGGCAATCTCCATGAATTTCTGATGTTTATTCTGAGGAATCAACTTGTCAACTTTTTCAAGTTTCCTTTTGAAAACTGTGGTCCATTGCTCTCCAACTTGCTCACCCATTGCGTCTAGCCCACAGTTTCTGAAAGCTTCCTCACCCAACTGATCCTTGATCCAGCTCCTTGCCTTCTTTACGTGAAATCGTACACAGTCCTCAGATCCAGGACAAGAACACTTACACTTGTCTACCAATcttttcctcttcttctctgACTTGTCAGTTGCTGAGATATCCATGTTTAGTGGATAGACAACTGTGCCCAGTTTTGGTAAGGTTGCAGCTTTGTAATCATCAGTATATTCCACAGATGGAGCATTTTTCCACTCAGGGACAGAAGCTTGATGCTCGACAGGGTCTGTTCTAACACGTTTCAGCGGATAATTAGATAAGTAGCTGATCTTACAATTTAGCCTCTCCGGACTCCTGCTTTCCTGGCAACATGGAGAAGTGAATTAGACAGACTCGAGCAACAGTGATCAGATCAAAGA
Protein-coding sequences here:
- the LOC125511256 gene encoding uncharacterized protein LOC125511256, with product MAGSDLPYTGSVGGGISPPPRTPPSASRKRRRGDNDDGAPPSLPSRETRASVAAREAAVGAVRTARRVAAGAVWAAKAGRGHGRGLGDVGRMREVLLTVRGARCARVPNDDDYPYPQESRSPERLNCKISYLSNYPLKRVRTDPVEHQASVPEWKNAPSVEYTDDYKAATLPKLGTVVYPLNMDISATDKSEKKRKRLVDKCKCSCPGSEDCVRFHVKKARSWIKDQLGEEAFRNCGLDAMGEQVGEQWTTVFKRKLEKVDKLIPQNKHQKFMEIALKELGQKETKDLAKYYYNVFLPRRLASLTRAEHKKDEAVDTSDEKSDQEDGENERHPRKKSKKSYGSSSTRCKK